From Chryseobacterium sp. H1D6B, a single genomic window includes:
- a CDS encoding transcriptional repressor translates to MKKDIENKLIDKNTKPTSMRILVYDLLSSQETALSLSEIENHFENADRTTIYRTLKTFEEKGIVHSIQENTTTKYKLCDDGCDEKTHKDWHLHFYCKICKQTTCKEDISIPENIQTNFRIDEIRLFAKGICENCLQEGLQ, encoded by the coding sequence ATGAAAAAAGATATCGAAAATAAACTCATTGATAAAAATACCAAACCTACAAGTATGAGGATTTTGGTATATGATCTCTTGAGTTCTCAGGAAACTGCTTTGTCATTATCTGAAATTGAAAATCATTTTGAAAATGCAGACAGAACCACTATTTACAGAACATTGAAAACTTTTGAAGAAAAAGGGATTGTCCACAGCATCCAGGAAAATACGACAACAAAATATAAACTCTGCGATGACGGATGCGACGAGAAAACGCATAAAGACTGGCATCTCCATTTTTATTGTAAAATCTGCAAACAGACCACATGTAAGGAAGATATTTCAATCCCTGAAAATATACAGACTAATTTCAGGATTGATGAAATAAGACTTTTTGCAAAAGGAATCTGTGAAAACTGTCTGCAGGAAGGTTTGCAATAG